From one Zhongshania sp. R06B22 genomic stretch:
- a CDS encoding SDR family NAD(P)-dependent oxidoreductase, producing the protein MSKVLILSGGSQGIGFATAKRFLAEGYRVVNLSRRPIDLVGAEQICVDMQKRDWLDTCIDDLHAVAKHADAVVLLHNAARHDGDSVRDLAAENFADVLQVNLVAPQQLNAALIPLMKAGSAILYMGSTLSEKAVAGCASYIASKHGVIGLMRATTQDLIGRGIHTACICPGFTDTAMLRGNIGDDPEVMAAITGMVSYGRLIDPVEIVETLFFCAHNPVINGSVLHANLGQIER; encoded by the coding sequence ATGAGCAAGGTTTTGATATTAAGCGGCGGCAGCCAAGGCATTGGCTTCGCAACCGCGAAACGCTTTCTGGCTGAGGGATATAGGGTAGTAAATCTGTCTCGCCGTCCTATCGACTTAGTGGGTGCTGAGCAAATTTGTGTCGATATGCAAAAACGCGATTGGCTGGATACTTGCATCGACGATTTACACGCCGTCGCTAAGCATGCCGACGCGGTGGTGCTACTTCACAATGCGGCGCGTCACGATGGTGATTCGGTTAGGGACTTGGCCGCGGAAAATTTCGCGGATGTGTTACAGGTCAATCTGGTGGCCCCGCAGCAGTTGAATGCCGCGCTGATTCCCTTGATGAAGGCGGGTTCGGCAATTTTATATATGGGTTCCACGCTTAGCGAGAAAGCAGTGGCGGGCTGTGCGTCTTATATCGCCAGTAAACACGGCGTTATTGGTTTAATGCGGGCGACTACGCAGGACTTGATTGGCCGGGGCATCCATACTGCCTGTATCTGCCCGGGTTTTACTGATACCGCGATGTTGCGAGGCAATATTGGTGATGATCCAGAGGTGATGGCCGCGATCACCGGGATGGTCAGTTATGGCCGCTTGATAGACCCTGTCGAGATAGTCGAAACGCTATTCTTTTGTGCTCACAATCCGGTGATTAATGGCAGTGTGTTGCACGCCAATCTCGGTCAAATAGAGCGCTAA
- a CDS encoding 6-pyruvoyl trahydropterin synthase family protein, with product MPVKAYTSIEISKEDLKFSGAHFTIFSATDRERLHGHNFKVSLVLTADVGDNGMCFSYVEIKSRLRKLCSRLDEYTLLPAESPYMRVVERGEFYIAEFNGEEIPFLKTDTLVLPVRNTTVEEFARYLLELLLTDAPFIEGNEIAELVMKVSSGPGQWGSASWTRD from the coding sequence ATGCCTGTAAAAGCCTATACCAGTATTGAAATAAGCAAAGAAGATCTAAAATTTTCTGGCGCGCACTTCACCATCTTTTCTGCCACAGACCGAGAGCGTCTGCACGGCCATAACTTTAAAGTCAGTCTAGTGCTCACTGCAGATGTTGGCGACAATGGCATGTGCTTTAGCTATGTCGAAATAAAGTCCCGTTTACGTAAGCTGTGCTCGCGCCTTGATGAATATACTTTATTACCCGCCGAGTCGCCGTATATGCGGGTGGTAGAGCGCGGTGAATTCTATATTGCTGAGTTTAATGGTGAAGAAATACCCTTCTTGAAAACCGATACCTTAGTGCTGCCGGTTCGCAACACCACGGTAGAGGAGTTTGCCCGCTATTTATTAGAGCTATTACTCACTGACGCGCCGTTCATAGAAGGCAATGAGATTGCCGAACTGGTGATGAAAGTGTCATCTGGGCCGGGGCAGTGGGGCTCTGCGAGCTGGACTCGCGACTAG
- a CDS encoding shikimate kinase, which produces MSEITSSSVVLIGMPGAGKSTIGEALALRSGAQFVDTDRLIEQREGLSLQALLDAKGYEYLRAIEAEVLSAGKFVNQVVATGGSAVYSRAAMANLRQFGPCVFIDIPLSEIIRRVQNFTQRGIAGPPGQDLQGVYSERLPLYRRYADITINGDGLGESELLAAVEGALANYDSAGV; this is translated from the coding sequence ATGTCTGAAATTACGTCGTCCAGTGTTGTCCTTATCGGTATGCCAGGTGCAGGCAAGTCTACTATTGGCGAGGCCTTGGCACTGCGCAGCGGCGCCCAATTCGTGGATACCGATCGCCTTATAGAGCAGCGTGAGGGCCTAAGTTTACAAGCCTTGCTGGATGCCAAAGGCTATGAGTATTTGCGCGCAATTGAGGCGGAGGTGCTTTCGGCAGGGAAATTTGTAAACCAAGTGGTCGCAACAGGGGGAAGCGCCGTATACAGCCGGGCGGCAATGGCGAATTTGCGCCAATTTGGCCCCTGTGTTTTTATTGATATTCCGCTGTCTGAAATTATTCGGCGGGTGCAGAATTTTACCCAGCGGGGTATAGCCGGCCCGCCTGGCCAGGATTTGCAGGGCGTTTATAGCGAGCGCCTGCCTTTATATCGTCGCTATGCCGACATTACCATCAATGGTGATGGTCTAGGTGAGTCTGAGCTGCTGGCGGCGGTTGAGGGAGCCTTGGCGAATTACGATAGCGCAGGGGTGTAA
- the mmsB gene encoding 3-hydroxyisobutyrate dehydrogenase, which translates to MAKVAFIGLGNMGGPMAANLVKAGHQVTVFDLVAAAMDAVVAQGASKAATALEALAGADTVITMLPAGKHVAGLYLGDEGLVAKAADGTLFMDCSTIDADTARRVGEAAAARGLEMIDAPVSGGVKAAQAGTLAFMCGGSAEGFARGKLVLQGMGKNIFHAGDHGAGQIAKICNNMLLAVHMVGTAEALQLGANNGLDPKVLSEIMLNSSGKNWSLENYNPYPDVMPTAPASNDYQPGFMVQLMLKDLGLAMENSLATQSSVPMGALARSLYASFSTKGNAQRDFSSILEMFQS; encoded by the coding sequence ATGGCTAAGGTAGCGTTTATCGGTTTGGGTAATATGGGCGGGCCAATGGCTGCCAATCTGGTCAAAGCCGGTCACCAAGTAACAGTATTCGATTTGGTGGCAGCCGCTATGGATGCTGTTGTGGCGCAGGGTGCATCAAAAGCTGCGACCGCCCTTGAGGCCCTAGCCGGAGCCGATACGGTGATCACCATGTTGCCTGCTGGCAAGCATGTCGCTGGCTTGTATCTCGGTGACGAAGGTCTTGTGGCCAAAGCTGCTGACGGCACCTTGTTTATGGATTGCAGCACCATTGATGCTGACACCGCCCGTCGCGTGGGTGAGGCTGCTGCAGCGCGCGGTTTGGAAATGATTGATGCGCCGGTTTCTGGTGGGGTTAAAGCCGCTCAAGCGGGTACACTGGCCTTTATGTGTGGTGGTAGCGCCGAAGGCTTTGCTAGAGGCAAATTGGTCTTGCAAGGCATGGGTAAGAATATCTTTCACGCCGGTGATCACGGCGCCGGCCAAATAGCTAAGATTTGCAACAATATGCTGTTAGCTGTGCATATGGTTGGCACGGCAGAAGCCTTGCAGCTAGGCGCGAACAACGGCCTAGACCCTAAAGTGTTGTCAGAGATTATGCTAAACAGTTCGGGTAAGAATTGGTCGCTAGAGAACTACAACCCCTATCCAGATGTTATGCCGACCGCTCCAGCTTCAAATGACTATCAGCCGGGCTTTATGGTCCAGCTGATGTTGAAGGACTTGGGCTTGGCCATGGAAAATAGTCTTGCCACCCAGAGTTCAGTACCAATGGGCGCACTCGCTCGCAGTCTTTATGCTTCATTTTCCACCAAGGGCAATGCACAGCGCGACTTTTCTTCAATTCTAGAAATGTTTCAGTCCTAG
- a CDS encoding enoyl-CoA hydratase/isomerase family protein — translation MTAHVEEVLFEERRSLSGPSVGVITLNVEKTLNSLTLNMVELMLLKLREWRERSDIACVFIHGSGQKALCAGGDVQALYKSSVEQLGGPCEYAEAFFEQEYRVDYLLHQFDKPVIVWGHGIVMGGGMGVFAAGSYRVVTEKTRLAMPEITIGLYPDVGGSYFLNRMPGHTGLFLALTGASFNAADAVYLGLAEGFVEHQYSGEVLNALTETVWSTGVAENHERVFDLMATFVARSKAALPEGNVEAAASEIAELCSADDDLGVINNIIAAQSENPWVQKAAATLASGSPLSARLIAEQIRRCNGLSLKAAFQAEMLLSTAIIRQPEFAEGVRALLIDKDRNPAWQHSSPVDVPQDLIEQHFTAPWAENPLGDL, via the coding sequence ATGACGGCTCATGTAGAAGAAGTTTTATTTGAAGAGCGACGTTCGCTCAGTGGTCCTTCGGTCGGTGTTATTACGCTGAATGTAGAAAAAACCCTAAACTCACTAACTCTGAATATGGTTGAGTTGATGCTGCTTAAGCTCCGTGAGTGGCGCGAGCGCAGCGATATCGCCTGTGTCTTTATTCATGGTTCAGGTCAAAAGGCCCTGTGCGCGGGCGGCGACGTCCAGGCTTTATACAAGTCGTCTGTTGAGCAACTGGGTGGCCCCTGTGAATACGCGGAGGCGTTTTTTGAGCAGGAATATCGCGTTGATTATTTACTGCATCAATTCGACAAGCCGGTCATTGTTTGGGGGCATGGCATTGTCATGGGCGGCGGCATGGGTGTGTTTGCGGCAGGCAGCTATCGCGTTGTCACGGAAAAGACCCGATTGGCAATGCCAGAGATCACGATTGGTCTATATCCAGATGTTGGCGGTAGCTACTTTTTGAACCGGATGCCGGGTCATACTGGTCTGTTTTTGGCCTTAACGGGTGCGTCGTTTAATGCGGCCGATGCTGTGTACCTAGGTTTAGCCGAAGGCTTTGTTGAGCATCAATACTCGGGCGAGGTTCTTAATGCCTTAACCGAGACGGTATGGTCAACTGGGGTGGCGGAAAACCACGAGCGTGTCTTTGATTTAATGGCGACCTTTGTCGCGCGTTCTAAAGCGGCTTTGCCAGAGGGTAATGTCGAAGCGGCTGCTTCTGAAATTGCAGAGCTGTGTTCGGCGGATGACGACCTTGGGGTAATTAACAATATTATTGCCGCTCAGTCTGAGAATCCTTGGGTACAGAAAGCTGCGGCGACACTCGCATCGGGTTCGCCTTTAAGTGCACGATTAATTGCCGAACAGATTCGTCGCTGCAACGGGCTGAGTCTAAAAGCAGCATTTCAAGCTGAAATGCTGCTGTCTACGGCGATAATTCGTCAGCCAGAGTTTGCCGAGGGTGTTAGAGCTTTGTTAATCGACAAAGACCGTAACCCAGCTTGGCAGCATTCATCTCCAGTAGATGTACCGCAAGATCTCATCGAACAGCATTTCACTGCGCCGTGGGCAGAGAACCCTCTGGGCGATCTTTAA
- a CDS encoding enoyl-CoA hydratase, with amino-acid sequence MSNYSPTEKLKVEIIDHTALITIDNPGANTWDAESLSGMRELIANLNADKNIYSLVITGAGEKFFSAGADLKMFASGDKAVAQDIGLKFGQAFEALADFRGVAIAAVNGFAMGGGLECALACDIRIAEAHAQMALPEAKVGLLPCAGGTQRLTALVGPGWAKRIILCGERIKADKALSLGLVEEVVESGKSKEAALALAAQVAQQSPVSVTFCKELIHSPREAVMPQGLLLERERFIQLFDTLDQKEGVNAFLEKRSPEWKNA; translated from the coding sequence GTGAGCAACTACAGTCCCACAGAAAAACTAAAAGTTGAGATTATTGACCATACGGCATTGATCACTATCGACAATCCCGGTGCGAATACATGGGATGCCGAATCATTAAGTGGTATGCGTGAACTGATCGCTAATTTGAATGCCGACAAAAACATATACAGCCTGGTGATCACGGGCGCTGGCGAGAAATTCTTCTCGGCGGGCGCAGATCTAAAAATGTTTGCCAGTGGCGACAAAGCAGTTGCCCAAGATATCGGTTTGAAATTTGGTCAGGCCTTTGAAGCCTTGGCAGATTTTCGCGGTGTGGCTATTGCGGCCGTGAATGGTTTTGCTATGGGTGGCGGTCTGGAGTGTGCTTTGGCCTGCGATATACGTATTGCAGAAGCTCATGCGCAAATGGCACTGCCGGAAGCAAAAGTGGGTTTGCTGCCCTGCGCCGGTGGTACCCAGCGTTTGACCGCCTTGGTTGGTCCAGGTTGGGCTAAGCGCATTATATTGTGTGGCGAACGGATTAAAGCAGACAAGGCATTGAGCTTGGGTCTCGTTGAAGAAGTGGTTGAGTCAGGCAAGTCTAAAGAGGCTGCCTTGGCTTTAGCCGCGCAGGTTGCTCAGCAAAGCCCCGTTTCAGTTACCTTCTGTAAAGAATTGATTCACAGTCCACGCGAAGCAGTGATGCCACAGGGTTTATTGCTGGAGCGTGAGCGTTTTATTCAGTTGTTTGACACCTTGGATCAAAAAGAAGGTGTAAATGCATTCCTTGAAAAACGCAGCCCAGAGTGGAAGAACGCGTAA
- a CDS encoding acyl-CoA dehydrogenase family protein, which yields MDFNLSDDQKAFAESARSFSEGVFKPNAAKWDAEHIFPKDALKQAGELGFMGMYTPEDAGGLGMSRLDTSVIVEELARGCTSTAAFLTIHNMATSMIGSYGKPALIAECCGDLVMGEKLASYCLTEPGAGSDAGNLRSTARADGDNYIVNGSKMFISGAGSTDMLVVMLRTGGNGAKGISAFAIPADAAGVSYGKKEEKMGWNSQPTRTVIFEDVVVPAANMLGTEGQGFKIAMKGLDGGRINIATCSIGTAQAAIEATIDYVKERKQFGQAIADFQNTQFKLADMTTDLVAARQMVRLAAFKLDSADPEASIYCAMAKRFATDVCFNICNDALQLHGGYGYIKEYPLERHVRDSRVHQILEGTNEIMRVIIGRRLLLDGALEVIK from the coding sequence ATGGACTTTAACCTTTCCGACGATCAAAAAGCGTTCGCCGAAAGTGCGCGGTCATTTTCCGAGGGTGTGTTCAAGCCTAATGCCGCCAAGTGGGATGCTGAACATATTTTCCCCAAAGATGCGCTGAAACAGGCCGGTGAGCTGGGTTTTATGGGTATGTACACCCCCGAAGACGCCGGTGGCTTGGGTATGAGTCGGCTTGATACCAGCGTGATTGTCGAAGAGCTGGCGCGGGGCTGCACGTCTACCGCCGCATTTTTGACCATCCACAATATGGCAACCAGCATGATCGGTAGCTATGGCAAACCGGCTCTGATAGCGGAGTGTTGTGGTGATTTGGTGATGGGCGAGAAGCTGGCTTCGTATTGTTTAACTGAGCCTGGTGCAGGTTCAGACGCCGGTAATCTGCGCAGCACGGCGCGTGCCGACGGCGATAACTATATTGTTAACGGCAGCAAAATGTTTATCTCTGGTGCTGGCTCAACTGACATGCTCGTGGTGATGTTGCGCACCGGTGGCAATGGCGCCAAGGGCATAAGCGCTTTTGCTATTCCGGCGGACGCGGCGGGTGTGAGCTACGGCAAGAAAGAAGAAAAAATGGGCTGGAATAGTCAGCCAACTCGCACTGTAATCTTTGAAGATGTGGTGGTTCCCGCCGCTAATATGCTGGGCACCGAAGGGCAGGGCTTTAAGATTGCCATGAAGGGCTTGGATGGTGGTCGTATTAATATTGCGACCTGCTCGATTGGCACGGCGCAAGCTGCCATAGAGGCAACCATTGACTACGTGAAAGAGCGTAAGCAATTTGGTCAGGCCATTGCAGACTTCCAAAATACCCAGTTTAAATTGGCTGATATGACCACAGATTTGGTGGCAGCGCGGCAAATGGTGCGCTTGGCGGCCTTCAAATTAGACAGCGCTGATCCTGAGGCCAGTATTTACTGCGCGATGGCAAAACGCTTTGCGACCGATGTGTGTTTTAACATTTGTAACGACGCGCTGCAGCTGCATGGCGGCTATGGCTATATCAAAGAATACCCGCTGGAACGGCATGTGCGCGACAGTCGCGTGCATCAAATTCTGGAAGGGACAAATGAAATTATGCGGGTCATTATTGGCCGGCGTTTATTGTTAGATGGTGCCTTGGAGGTGATTAAGTGA
- a CDS encoding aldehyde dehydrogenase family protein translates to MAAETAIATSEEAVLVKSLVERSRKAQAQIENYSQEQVDELITAMVWSVARQDVAEKIAKFTVEETQLGNYDGKFLKIFKKTRAALFDIIDDKSVGILEDDKERNIVKIAKPVGVIGALTPCTNPEATPVIKAISAVKGRNSIIIAPHPRSKLTNKMICDLMREALKACGAPEDLVISMDSPSMEGTAELMKQCDRILATGGAPMVTSAYSSGTPALGVGAGNAVITVDDTADLDEAAEKIRISKTLDLAASCSSDNAVIAFESNVEALLEKLQAKGGYICSAEEKAKLQSIIWEDGHIAPRIVAQPASVLAEMAGIDLPDEKTFFIVPETGTGPEHPFSGEKMSVVMAFYTVKDIDGAIAMTNAIQAYQGQGHSCGIYSYSDENIMKFAYATKTSRVMVNQPQAASNSGNLWNGMRQTFSLGCGSWGGNSTNNNITWRDLINETWVSKPLAVTKVIPSDDVLFGKVMAKFK, encoded by the coding sequence ATGGCCGCTGAAACCGCCATAGCCACAAGCGAAGAGGCAGTATTAGTAAAGTCTCTAGTTGAGCGTTCACGTAAAGCGCAGGCTCAGATTGAGAACTACAGCCAAGAGCAAGTCGATGAGTTGATTACCGCCATGGTGTGGTCGGTTGCACGTCAGGACGTGGCAGAGAAAATTGCCAAGTTCACAGTAGAAGAAACGCAGCTCGGTAATTACGACGGTAAGTTTCTCAAGATTTTCAAGAAAACCCGCGCAGCACTTTTTGATATTATCGACGACAAGTCGGTGGGTATTCTGGAAGACGACAAAGAGCGCAATATCGTTAAAATAGCCAAGCCTGTTGGTGTTATTGGTGCGTTAACGCCCTGTACTAACCCAGAGGCGACGCCGGTGATTAAGGCAATTTCTGCCGTCAAGGGACGGAATTCCATCATCATTGCGCCACATCCGCGCTCTAAGCTAACCAATAAGATGATCTGCGATTTGATGCGCGAAGCACTTAAGGCCTGCGGTGCACCAGAGGATTTGGTTATTTCTATGGATAGTCCCTCTATGGAGGGCACTGCCGAGCTGATGAAACAGTGCGATCGTATTTTGGCTACTGGCGGCGCGCCAATGGTGACGTCGGCATATTCCAGCGGCACGCCTGCTCTGGGTGTGGGGGCGGGTAACGCCGTTATCACCGTCGATGACACGGCAGATCTAGATGAAGCGGCTGAAAAAATCCGCATCTCCAAAACTTTAGACTTGGCGGCATCGTGTTCTTCAGATAACGCCGTTATTGCCTTCGAATCGAATGTAGAAGCGCTGCTTGAAAAGCTTCAGGCAAAGGGCGGTTATATTTGTAGCGCTGAAGAAAAGGCCAAGCTGCAGAGTATTATTTGGGAAGACGGTCATATTGCGCCCCGGATCGTTGCGCAACCGGCAAGCGTCTTGGCGGAAATGGCGGGTATTGATTTACCTGACGAGAAAACCTTCTTTATCGTGCCTGAAACCGGTACCGGCCCAGAGCATCCTTTCTCTGGTGAAAAAATGTCAGTAGTGATGGCGTTCTACACCGTGAAAGATATTGACGGCGCTATCGCCATGACGAACGCCATTCAAGCGTATCAAGGCCAAGGTCACTCATGTGGTATCTACTCGTATAGCGATGAAAATATTATGAAGTTCGCCTATGCGACCAAAACATCGCGAGTGATGGTTAACCAGCCGCAGGCCGCCTCTAACAGCGGTAATCTGTGGAATGGTATGCGTCAGACCTTCTCTCTGGGCTGTGGCTCATGGGGCGGTAATAGCACCAATAACAATATTACGTGGCGTGACCTGATCAATGAAACCTGGGTATCTAAGCCATTGGCAGTGACAAAAGTGATTCCGTCTGATGACGTGCTATTTGGCAAGGTTATGGCCAAGTTTAAGTAA
- a CDS encoding AraC family transcriptional regulator translates to MKITSDWPLPPLGIRFLTPQFVQTQLAGHPLTEGLFPIAMGYYPAAFGHRMHRQQQDSYLLIYCIDGKGTLMCDDKRYRINSGDIILLPPKHHHAYKADSKDPWTIYWLHFNGRLADHFYRHIQLSSPSFNIGVQPRVIRIFDGLSELRRSGYQFAEYIQGGHQLQALLSYIALLVRQQRPQSGTALNWERLRATMQEHIHGQLNLDELAASAKLSKYHFTKKFKAHTGQSPIQYFINMKIQRACYLLDSTSQSVKQVASAVGYDDPYYFSRLFKKTIGLAPSDYRHHRRS, encoded by the coding sequence ATGAAAATTACTTCTGACTGGCCGCTCCCCCCACTGGGAATTCGCTTTCTTACACCGCAATTTGTGCAAACTCAACTCGCCGGCCACCCCCTCACCGAAGGACTATTTCCGATTGCCATGGGCTATTACCCCGCGGCCTTTGGTCATCGTATGCACCGCCAGCAACAAGACAGCTACCTTCTAATTTACTGCATTGATGGCAAAGGCACCCTGATGTGTGACGACAAACGCTACCGGATTAATAGCGGCGATATTATTCTACTGCCACCCAAGCACCACCATGCCTACAAAGCAGACTCCAAAGACCCATGGACAATCTATTGGTTGCATTTCAATGGCCGCTTGGCCGATCATTTTTACCGGCACATTCAACTGAGTTCGCCGTCATTTAATATTGGCGTGCAACCGCGAGTCATAAGGATATTTGACGGCCTTTCTGAGTTGAGACGCAGCGGATATCAATTCGCGGAATATATTCAAGGGGGCCATCAACTTCAGGCGCTTCTCAGCTACATCGCCCTGCTGGTAAGACAGCAACGCCCGCAAAGCGGCACGGCGCTGAACTGGGAAAGATTGCGAGCGACGATGCAGGAACACATCCACGGCCAACTTAATCTAGATGAATTGGCGGCCAGTGCAAAACTGTCAAAATACCATTTCACTAAAAAGTTTAAGGCGCATACCGGGCAATCACCCATACAGTATTTTATTAATATGAAAATTCAACGCGCCTGTTATTTGCTAGACAGCACCAGCCAATCGGTAAAGCAAGTTGCCTCGGCCGTCGGCTATGACGACCCTTATTATTTTTCTCGGCTGTTTAAAAAAACCATTGGCTTGGCGCCCAGTGATTACCGTCATCATCGCCGAAGCTAG
- a CDS encoding PhzF family phenazine biosynthesis protein, giving the protein MKYRVVDAFTQQKFCGNSAAVCLLEVGLTDEELQGIAAEFNLSETAYIESLANGQWSLRWFTPAMEVNLCGHATLAAAHALWTEFGVNDEVLRFITRSGELTVTRNNDVMAMRFPLTMTSQVDAGRWAHSVVDPSLLRGAAEAGEDLLIELLSADAVQRFVPDLVSIAALKSRGLIVTAAADSASPIDFVSRFFAPNAGINEDPVTGSAHCALAHYWSLKTGKNTFSARQVSSRGGALDICIDGDVVVLSGYAVTTMKGELLI; this is encoded by the coding sequence ATGAAATATCGGGTGGTAGATGCGTTTACCCAGCAGAAATTTTGCGGCAACTCGGCGGCGGTTTGTCTATTAGAGGTGGGCCTCACTGACGAGGAACTGCAGGGGATCGCCGCTGAATTTAATCTATCAGAAACAGCCTACATAGAATCCTTGGCCAATGGGCAGTGGTCTCTGCGCTGGTTTACACCCGCAATGGAGGTCAACTTGTGCGGTCACGCGACATTGGCGGCGGCGCATGCTCTATGGACAGAGTTTGGTGTTAACGACGAGGTTCTGCGTTTTATAACGCGCAGTGGCGAACTCACGGTCACCCGAAATAATGATGTTATGGCGATGCGCTTTCCCCTCACTATGACCTCTCAGGTAGATGCCGGTCGCTGGGCGCATAGCGTGGTTGATCCAAGCTTGCTGCGCGGCGCCGCAGAGGCGGGGGAAGATCTTTTGATTGAACTCCTAAGTGCGGATGCAGTGCAGCGCTTTGTGCCAGATTTAGTGAGCATTGCGGCCTTAAAGAGTCGCGGTTTAATCGTTACCGCCGCCGCGGACAGTGCTTCCCCGATAGATTTTGTGTCGCGGTTCTTTGCACCGAATGCCGGTATTAATGAAGATCCTGTCACGGGTTCAGCGCATTGCGCCTTGGCACACTATTGGTCACTTAAAACCGGCAAGAACACCTTTTCTGCTCGGCAGGTATCTAGCCGTGGTGGCGCGCTCGATATTTGCATAGACGGTGATGTGGTGGTTTTGTCGGGATATGCGGTAACGACCATGAAGGGGGAATTACTGATTTAG